One stretch of Rhodoferax lithotrophicus DNA includes these proteins:
- a CDS encoding cytochrome b/b6 domain-containing protein codes for MARVYLFKGFERFWHWSQAALIIFMLLTGFEVHGTYSVFGFEKAVNFHTLAAWTLVGLWVFAIFWHLTTGEWRQYIPTTKKIMAVAQFYSSGIFKGEPHPFKPTPSHKHNPMQLLTYLGVLTLLSPLIWVTGWLYLFYADWAAWGLSGLQLQWVATGHTIGAFLMLAFLISHLYLATTGHTVTAHLKSMITGWEETEEDEPAGKRA; via the coding sequence ATGGCACGCGTCTATCTGTTTAAAGGTTTTGAGCGCTTCTGGCACTGGAGCCAGGCTGCACTGATCATTTTCATGCTGCTGACTGGCTTTGAGGTGCATGGCACTTACAGCGTTTTCGGTTTTGAAAAAGCTGTCAATTTCCATACGCTTGCGGCATGGACATTGGTGGGGCTGTGGGTATTTGCGATCTTTTGGCATCTGACGACCGGCGAATGGCGGCAATACATTCCGACCACAAAAAAAATCATGGCTGTGGCCCAGTTTTACTCATCCGGCATTTTCAAAGGTGAGCCACATCCTTTCAAACCCACTCCCAGCCATAAGCACAACCCCATGCAGCTGTTGACCTACCTGGGTGTGCTCACCTTGCTGAGTCCGTTGATTTGGGTGACTGGCTGGCTCTACCTTTTTTATGCTGACTGGGCAGCCTGGGGTTTGAGTGGTTTGCAACTTCAATGGGTTGCGACCGGCCACACCATCGGCGCATTTTTGATGTTGGCATTTTTGATTTCGCACCTGTACCTGGCCACCACGGGTCACACGGTGACTGCGCATCTGAAATCCATGATTACGGGTTGGGAAGAAACC